A region from the Priestia filamentosa genome encodes:
- a CDS encoding LacI family DNA-binding transcriptional regulator — MSVTIKDIAKLANVSHTTVSRALNNSPLIKEKTKKKILEIANQLNYIPDYHAKNLVMQKSHTIGLFFTSMGTGTSPSFLVDTIRGVNKIIDVQYNLFVRGIDDYDDFSYINNKRFDGIILMSQSDRDNMFIYNIIEKQIPLVVLNRQVDDDSVMNILSNDKEGAYEAGEYFISSGHKDLAIIEGIQGFKSTQQRRDGFLQSLIDNGITIRQEYIVQGNYDMQSGYEAMCKLLDLPNRPTAVFCSNDDMAIGALKAVFERNLSVPHDISVIGFDDIESAKYTNPSLTTVKRPIEKISMAGVEAILSLINGKENLQKKTFINTELIRRKSVKSL, encoded by the coding sequence ATGAGTGTTACAATTAAGGATATTGCAAAGCTAGCTAATGTATCACATACGACAGTTTCAAGGGCTTTGAACAATAGCCCACTTATAAAAGAAAAAACAAAAAAGAAAATTTTAGAGATCGCAAATCAGCTTAACTATATTCCAGACTATCACGCCAAAAATTTAGTGATGCAAAAATCACATACAATTGGTTTGTTTTTTACAAGTATGGGAACAGGAACATCACCAAGCTTTCTCGTTGATACAATTCGAGGAGTGAACAAAATTATTGATGTTCAGTACAACTTGTTTGTGCGAGGAATTGATGACTATGACGACTTTTCTTATATAAATAATAAGCGCTTTGATGGGATTATCCTAATGAGTCAAAGTGATCGTGATAATATGTTTATTTACAATATTATCGAAAAGCAAATTCCGCTTGTTGTACTCAATAGGCAAGTGGACGATGACTCTGTTATGAATATCTTGTCTAATGATAAAGAAGGTGCTTATGAAGCTGGAGAATACTTCATTTCTTCAGGTCATAAAGATCTCGCTATTATTGAAGGAATTCAAGGATTCAAATCAACGCAGCAGCGAAGAGATGGCTTCTTACAATCGTTAATAGACAATGGAATTACAATCCGTCAAGAATATATTGTGCAAGGAAATTATGATATGCAAAGCGGATATGAAGCAATGTGTAAGCTACTTGATTTACCAAATCGGCCAACAGCTGTTTTTTGCTCAAATGATGATATGGCGATTGGAGCACTTAAGGCTGTTTTTGAGCGAAACTTAAGCGTACCTCATGACATTTCTGTGATTGGCTTTGATGATATTGAATCTGCAAAGTATACAAATCCATCTTTAACAACGGTAAAAAGACCCATTGAAAAAATTAGTATGGCAGGCGTTGAGGCCATTTTATCGCTTATTAATGGGAAAGAAAATCTTCAAAAAAAGACGTTTATTAATACGGAATTAATTCGCCGCAAATCTGTGAAAAGCTTATGA